Genomic segment of Hydractinia symbiolongicarpus strain clone_291-10 chromosome 5, HSymV2.1, whole genome shotgun sequence:
AAAGGTTAAAAGATGTCATatcaaaagacaaaaaaccctggggacgagggtgtagGTTGGATAACCAACAAGTACCCCATGAACCACCGCGGTTGTTACCCGACCTAGTGACGAAGAAATAAAATCTAATAATTTTTAAAGTCAAAATAATCTttgaatttttaagtttttgaagTTCGGCACGGGGTTACTACTTTTTCGATTTTTAGCCCAACATGCTGCAAATTATTTTAACACGTATATAATTTCAACACGTTTGACATGTCCATTTGTAGCACAAGGTGTAAACAGCAACAAAGATGAAATGTGACTTACGCTgagaaatcacgtgatttacgtataggaACTTTATTGGGCATACAGCAAATAACAATCTCGTCCCCAAGGACTATCTGATACTCAACGGCGCTGCCCTTTCTGATAGCTCCCGGTGCTGTGGTCGAGCTTGAGCAAATAACAGATTAGGTAGGCACATATAGACCACTTTCCGCGTGACGtggttgttttgatttcattttgagaaCAGTGGGCATGCGCgcacttttgtgtaggtaaaaaagcaggactCGCACAGGGTAAAATAGTTAGCTATTAATGaagtttaaagtattttttcggtAGCATAAGAGCCCAGAGGaactgaaataaaattttaactatattcttctaattcttcctaaacaatttcattaattttgggcaaacatttcttttttggatGAATTTCTTTGATTACTGTGTTCTATTGTTTACATATTCTGCCTACAGAAATGCTTGCGCAAAAAACccgcaaactttttaacttttgtaaacattggctctATTTGAATTAGTTAAATTAATCTGTAAAAGATATAACATACGAATACATAAgatttatacatttttaaagcatataatcacaaaaataaaaatattttttatatttttctcacagctctttaattaaaattttatctcATTTGAGTCCTAGTACATTCTCTAAAAAAGATGATGTGTTATATGGAGACTCATCATTCGTTGTCTCAACTTCGTCCTCAGGGCGATCGCGTTGTCTGTCTTTTGGGAATCTGGGAGtgagaaaacaacttgagacacCGTGCCAATTGTGTATTAATCATGCCAATAATAACATAATGATTTTTCCTATCCACCCGAGTTTAATTTTTGACGCATTCCAGTTTTACTACGGACGGTCGGTAATGAGGTTTCTTTGAGAGGTATTTTTCttcattaatattttttaatcataCTGGTAGACCCGGGCAAATAAGGAATTCTATTTTCAATCTGACGTCAAATAATAATATGACGTCATACTATAATGAGTGTTTCAGCAGAAAGCTAATTTCAAGAACACAATGAAGGCCGCTTTGTTTCTCGCATTCTGCATGTTTACTTTCGTGAATGGAACAGTCATCACAGATCTTGAGAAATGGGTGAAGGAAAGTGATATTAATATATTCAATCCAAAAAAATACGAGCCTGCTTATAACGAAACTTATATACAAGAAAAATGGTCTTTAACTACCTATACCAAAATAGCCGAAGATATTGTTAAGATGTTTCATCATTCGAAATCATTTCTTGGTAAGTCCCTTCATATTCTCGCAACGGAAACAACAACACGAAGACAGCAACCCAATAGTATATTGAGACTTGAGATTGTTTTTTTCAGCACCCCTTAACCCTTGCCCCCTAATTCAATATTGTTCTAACAACGGAGCTTTAATTTTGATATGGAGAAATGTAGGGCTTAGAACTTGTAAAACGCCGCGTTTTGAAAACTTCCATCATATCTGCCCAAATTCTCCTTGATCATATTTACGCAATGTAAACATATTTTCTGCTCTTTTCAGATCTTCTCAAAGATTACATTAAAGCAACGTTTACAGAGCAAGAAACTGCAAAAACACAGAACCAGGTTACAGATGAGGTACAGTGATAGATAATTTTGTACATCCCTGTTCATTAAATGCgttagattttttaataaagtggaCTTTGGAGGTGGATTCGATTTTTTAGGGATTTGCTATGACATTTGTTTGTGTCTAaacttttgtttgagagaaactgaatttcATATTttcgaagaaagcttagttaactaagctAACCCTAAAGATGATATTCCATGAAAAAGATAAACAGCTTGCTGATTCTCACGCTCCTAAAAGCgctcatttatttcatttagtTTATCAGATTTGAGATCCCTTACTTCATAATGGCTGCCATACCACTTGTGTTAATGTTCATCTTGCCAATCATTGGATGTGTATTTTGCAGAAGACAAAGCAAACGagatagaaaaaataaattatccgAAGTAAAAGTGATTGGAAAGCGAAAAACGCGACGTTTTTTGAGCGCATCTTTTGTTTTAACAGCTGCTACTTTCATACTGtatgtaataattttttctaatttagtAAGTCAAAGAGTAGATAGTACAAGTAGCTCCCAACGCAAAGGAAAGGAGAACCATTGAAGACAACATGGCAATTTTTTACCAAAACGTTTTTGTAGCATAGAATCCCTATACTTTTCTATGATGAAAATCAACCAAGGCTTCACCAATCTATTAAGAATTAGCAAGAAATATTATCAAAAATGATGGTGGTCTTATTTATGCTGCCATTGGGCTTTTCTTATTATCATATTTTAACAGTACAACGAGATTGAGGGCTTTTAGTATAAGTTGGAAAACGTTATCAATCACAGCATTATAAGACACTTGATATTGCCTGTCTAGTTGAAAGCTAATGATGCTATATCTATCAATGCTAAAGTGATATCATTGATAGATGCGTCAGAGATGCTCATCATATAACATAATTAGCTCTCAACTAGACTAACTAAGAACAGAAGAGATACTTGGTTGAACAATAATACAACAGtttaactttttcttatttatgtattttttttcccGCGTAGAATTGCAGGAATTGCATGCTTTCTAGCATCAGAACGTCTAGATTCAGGAATCGAGCTTGGTAAAACGATGTTAATCAACAGTATGAATAACATAGCTATGTTTGCAAATAAAACTGCTTCGGTAAGCTTTCTATAAGATGTGTTTACAGCTACTGTAgttaaaatttgtcattttttgcGCATTGGTTGAATAGAGAAGTGGAAATTAACAACGATATTGGTGGTGGTCCATCATACGAAAAACGCGCCAAAAAATGATTACAAACATTTAAACGGAGGTGACAAcgtgaaataaaatgaaaacaacaatGGCTACTGCCGGAATTGCAGGAAAAACACAACAATCATTTTCTTTGCATGCTTTTTTCATCAGTATTTTTATAGGACTTTTACTTTATTAAAATAATTCACGTTCTACCGAAAACCTGAAAATTGTTCTTTTCGGGTTGTAGAAAGAACGGCAAATTTGTTTTGGGGGCTTACCCTGATCTGCTCATGCGCATTGGAAAACTTTTTCTCAGTTGTAAATAGAACCATTCTTGTTTCGTAAGATCGCTATTGGCGTTAATTTTCGCTATaaagtgtaaaaaaacaaacgCCCACGGTCAGTTATATAGAATTATTTGTCCCATGTTTAACTTTATTTTCATTCTAACTCCTTATCCATCTATTCGGCAGACATTGCATGTACTTTTGGGCGATGATTTCGATATTGCAACAAACATGACGACTAAAGCACTTGACAGTAAGGACATGATAATGTTATGTTGAGCAAGTTTTGTAAGCATTCATTCGAAAGGTTAAAGTTTTCAGAAGCTCCACAATGCTTCTGCTCTAACCCCTATTGTTTTaactctaaatatttttttagcgctACCTGAAAGGCTTGCTGTCGAGATAATACATGGTATCAATCTAGTAACAGAACCATACTTCAATAGTGTACTGCAGCTGGATAAAAGTAAGTAGCgacactgtttttttttaaagtctgtCACTTATGAGGACTATATATAAAGCTACATCCATACTACATCGAGAGTAGTATTGATAATTAATATATTAAATACTTAATTAGAATCTGAGTTAAGATTATTCCTCTAATATAAAATGTTTCGTGAATGATTAATGTTAAATTATTAGCAAATCAAACGATAAGCATTACTTGAGTACCACTTCACCCTATTATATGCTAACGCAACAGGTAGAATaggccctgggaacaaggttgagcATAATGGAGTCTAACCTGATGACCTGTTAGTAGCGTTTCTAACAGAGACATCTATAAATGGTTGTTTTACAAGATAGTTGCTCAATAAAAAAACGCGTAATGCTCTCCGGGTATATTTTATTTCCTAGATAAAATAAGATATTGAGATAAGATATTGAGATAAACCTCAATTGGTTttgaggtttatctcaaagagctctggggaaaAGAATGCGGATATGTACATATATGGTGAGGCACATAGGGCGTATAATCGAGTGGTAAGGACATTCGCTTCGTAATCAGGAGGACAGTGGTTCGATTCCCGGTTGAACATGTAGAACATTGTTACAGGTTAACCCATGTGGGGAAATAGGATGCTGATGTTTATCTAGTCAATGATATTATTTCTTAATGTTTAAACAAAGTATCTATTTTAGCGTTTGAAACACGTTTATCAATGTAAATCCTGTGTTTTAAATGAATGGCTATCCTATatctataaatataaatattaaaaaataatactaaaaccgtgaaataataaaaacttaaaagatTATGCGAAATCGTTTTATGTTTGAATTTTAGTTGTAAACGACAATCTCGACTATTTCAACACGATGGAGAGTAACAGGACGCATATTTTAACGCTAATACCAAATGCGACGACGCTTATCGAAAATATACAAACGAATTTAACGAAACTATATGAAGACATGTGTGTGGATAAATCTGTTTCATACTGTCAAGTGTTGAATGTAAAGAATATGAAGATCACAGAGAACTTTACGCAGGTATGGAGACGTCACAGGAAGGAGGTGTATCTGTCCACTGAAAACCTATGCTTTGATAATTATGTTTCTGACTTGCGGTAAATCCCcacttttttaagaaaaggaAGCGCACATCTATGTTTCTCCCACGGCCTTTTTTTGGTGATTTTTTACTGGGATAAAGATTGATAAACATGGGCTTTCATTTCATGAGGGCTAACACGAAGCTGGCATTTCTTTTAACGATTATTTTATATCATATGGAGAGCTTTTTTGCTTGCTGTCCCAGACTTTATATTTCCAGAAGGTATTGGTAACGTatcacttatttttttaaatttctcggATACATTTTAATTTGCGCTTACCGAACAGATCGTCGATTTATCAAATACAACATCGAGACTATCTGGACTATATGAAGATCAGCTTGAAAAGAAAGTAAATCAGGTATGGGTTTTGGCATGTAGCTACAGTGAAGCCTCTCCATACTGGTTTTGGCATGTAGTAAAGCCTCTCTATATAGCGGATACCATTGGGACTTCAAAAAGGTACCTGCTATGAAGAGGTGTCCGCTATGTATAATTTTTTCCCAGGTGGACTTATATTGCTTCAAAAATTATAGTGAAATTGACATTAGTGTATCAAGACGCTGAtgttgaaaatatatattttaaatattctatCTTTCATTTCAAAAATGAAACGGACTTACGACTGCACAAAAAACTTTGAGATTTTGCTTTGTCTTTATATGTTTTATATGTTatatgttttgtattttatacTTAACGTTTTGCCAGTATAATATAACAAACttgttataaaaattgtttaatatCACCCCATTTTAGGGCGTGTCCGTTATAGAAGGGTCATGTTACCCGTTCCTCGGAATAGTATGCGTTGTAGAGAGGTGTCCGCTTTAAAAGCTGTCCCCTATAAGGAGGTTTTATTGTATTATACATAGAGTCAGCGTGCGCaattaaaatatgaaatatgtTTTCTTGTTTAGTCACGCATGAAGATTG
This window contains:
- the LOC130644719 gene encoding uncharacterized protein LOC130644719, which produces MTTKALDTLPERLAVEIIHGINLVTEPYFNSVLQLDKIVNDNLDYFNTMESNRTHILTLIPNATTLIENIQTNLTKLYEDMCVDKSVSYCQVLNVKNMKITENFTQIVDLSNTTSRLSGLYEDQLEKKVNQSRMKIATISDVIVKSRNDTASSVKNMTKEIKEFKEKMLNSVDATKDMVS